The DNA region TTCTTATATCTATAAAAGCTTCAATAGAAGTCTATGATTGTTGTATCTTCAGCCTTTTAATGTACAATTATAATCGATGTTATCATAACGACTgaaattcaaattcattaattatcaaaatattatagCTTTCAAATGGCGTCGACATGCATGGTTGTATGTTCGGATAATGTTTTACTGTCGATGACCAACCTCAGTTGGCTAGAATACCCGGTATTCCTCAAACTATTAACGAGCTGGTCCATTGCTGTTCGTGACGAAGAGGTTTTACTGTGTATACAATCAGACGGGGTTTCGTAAAAAATATTCTACGACTGTTACCTTTACCATCTGATTAATGCCACAATGATCAAAAGTCAGCTATACTGTATTGCCGTTGATTTTTAAACAAAGCCTCTGAGAGAATATAacgaaaaaaaaagtatttggAATAAGATTTAGATGAATGGTGTTAATAGGAAAATATTTAATATCTTAACGTGTATCAAGGCATTAAATTACGTGCATACTGTGGCAATTTTTTCGATTGCTGCCGGTACGGTTTAAGAAAAAAAAGGGAAATTTATCTCCTTTTTGTGTCTATATCTCGATGACAGAGGATTTAGTTGtccaaaattataaaattatgattCATTAATTTCAATTTGAGTTTCATACTTGGGTCTATGCTGTTGTAATTTGAAAGGTTGTAGTTAAAAGGGAGGTAAGCCCTATATTCACACAAATATTGGGCAGTATCGGGTGATTACCGCCGATATTACCTTTAACAGAAATGGAATGGTCATTCttattattgaaaaatgaaattatctaTCTCGATTAACACAAAAAAGATCAGTCACTGTGAATCTTTGCGAGAGATATCAAAGGAACAATAACTACTGTATGAGATAATATAAGTATACCACTGTTTGATATTGCTACGATGTCAAAATGTTTTcgcaaaatatattttgtgcaCGCTAAAAATTAATCAGTTTACATGTATTAGAGACTAGCTCTACTTCATCAATAAATCAATAGGTCAAAAAACAAAGAGAGAAAAAACATAATGCGCCAATAGAATAAAAGGGCGGGCTTCAATAGTTATTGAACATCATTAAAGAGTGTGTACCAACTAAATGGTGAAAAAAATCCAATAAATGATACAAACAccaaacaattatataatagGAACCgaaatgttttattgaatatttcCAGAGTATATCCTGGATCATCATTAATAGCCAAAGAGTATCGGAGTCTATGGAAGTGCCAGACACCCACAGTATTGACATAGATAGTATTACGTATTGTGGTCTATTGTTACGCACTTAAACATATCTATTGAAGTTTCAACATTAACATGTGATGTCTAATGCCCAGTAAATGGTGTGCGAATTGTTCTGGGCGAGGTATAAATGGTCTCATTGAGCCAACCATATCGTCATACGAATCAATGTTTGGATGTTGAAAGCAAGCTGATGGTTTTAACTATTTCTATTTGGTGGATTTGGAAGTAAACTGTTTGTGTAATCAGaagttttgaaaatgttacTCGGTAAAGGACATAAAATGGTACTAACCCTGTTCACCATTTTGATAGCAATGTCTCCTGATGTATCCTTTACGACTGCGGCGTCCCATAGTCAGGTCAAGGATCTTTACCATAGCCTTATAGCAAACTATACCAGCAACATACGACCAGTCCTAGACCAAAGCAAGCCAGTTGATGTGACGGTCGAAATTATGTTGCACAGCATCAAACTGTTTGATGAGGTCTCCGGAGAACTTTCTATGGCTGGAATATTCACCTTCACTTGGACGGATGAGCTTTTACAGTGGAATCCTATGTCGGCTAACGACATTGCTTCTATGACTTTCACGACGTCCCAAGTGTGGGTGCCTCAGGTTTTCCTCACTAACAGCGTGAATGAAGCCCGTATCTACAAAACAAGTGACAACAATGAAGTCGTATATAACCCTAATGGTCACGCACTTTTACGAGCATTCAAAATTTTCGATGTCGTATGTCAGGCCGGTATCCTGCACTACCCGAACGACATACATACGTGTGGTATAGATGTGGCACCTATCACGAGGGTGGACAATATTAATGTCACCTCTATCAATGGTTTAGTAATGAAGATATTTAACCATAATCTAATCTGGAATGTAGAGTCAACTGGACTGAGCCATGACACGAGTGGAATACATTCAAAGGTAACATTCTACATCACTTTAAGTCGTCGACCTTCTTTCATTTTCCTGACTCTCATTCTACCAATCATTGCCCTTAACTACATGAATATACTCGTGTTTCTGATTCCGGCAGAATCCGGGGAGAAGATATCCTACGCCATCACAGTGTTGCTGACCTTCGCCGTTTATTTGTCTGTGTACTCCGACAAAATCCCACCGCTTAGCCTTCCGATTGCTGTCTTCAGTGCCTCAATGCTCATCAAGTTGTGCACAAGCTGTCTCATGGCACTCTGCTGCATTGTAATCTCTAAGATAAACTTCTATAATGAAGACCACAAAGTACCTTTGTCGTTGCAGCGACTCACAGCATGTTTTCTCCGAGACAGAAAGGTAAGATGTGTCACAAACCTTCCTCCGAAAGACCAATCGGTCGATTTAGTCACTGAGGATAGCGAACACAAGACAGGTAGCCTGATGATTGACGGAAATCTTAAAATGCAAGTCAACTGGAAGGAAGTTTCCAACTCCATGGACAAGTTTTGTCTTGTATTCTTTGCTGTGGTGTCGACCGTTGAGACTGTTGTGTCCTTATCTCTGATAATGTTCCGTCAGTAACACTTGACATGGCAGGATGACGACTTAGCAAAATGCTGACTCGACCGATCATCGAGGCAATGCGAGCAGTGATTGCTTACCTTTATATACTAGTAGCCAGCAATGTCTTTAGAGTGGTTGCTTGATTCAATGATAATAGTAAAGAGTAGATTTTATAGCTGTGATTAGGCACGTTTGAAGTCAACCGGGCACACAATTGTTTCTTTGGAGAGGTAACAGTGAAACTGTCCGCACAAAGAAGAAATTCGTGTATTGTTCAAACTTTTGTGTTGTAAATGAGGGGAattttacattatacattttttatccGCACTTTTCAACGTGATGAAATTGTCTAAGTAATATCTAAGTTCAGTGGTTTTTAATTCGAGCTTTTCGTCTGAAGCTATGTACCAAAAAGAAGAGTCCGAAGACAAAGAGTGACATTCCCATAGGCCTTGCGAAAGGGAAGGGCCACATGAGGAAGCATTTCAGACGCTTAAGGATGTTTGGTTCCCACAAAGTTCAATGTGATgattttttataacatttaattcTTTCATTGGTGTTAAATGAGAGCTATTTTCTGAAGTGCTTGGTTCGTAAGTCCTGTTAGCTTAAGGTTAGTCAGTATTCATAGCTATGGTAATTGTGTGGTAAGACCCACCTCATCGTACGACATCTAGTCAGGTAACATTTTACCAACTACGGTCTAGATTGCTGACCGTTAACTaggattaataaaacaataaccaTACCATTCTGGTGTGTAGAAACCGGGGAATGGAGGGCAAATACTACATCGCAATAGTTATAAAAAAATGAGCATAGGGATAGTTGAAATTATGATAGAAAGGGCTTTTTACGATCTCTCAAAATTTTGTCTTTACAGGCAGCCTATTCCATTCTCACACATATGTGGTATTATATGGATTGGTCATTACCACCAAACACATTTTGTTCCTGAACGCAAATCGTTTTTACTCGTTTTTGAAATTATTCATATATTCGCCTTTCACTTCAGACAAGATATATGCTTTCAATTCTTGCACCAattgtgtaaaatatattttgatcaCTTGTAAAACATGTGGGTTTTCTTCAGAGGTTTCTGTCTTTGTATATATCTACTAAAagttcaatctgattaaaatataaaacatgaaagTAGAAacttataaacatttacattttgcatTTCACTATTTCATTTTAGAGAATCAGTTTTGATTAGAATTACCACCTTTCGTAATAGGATAAAAATATGACACTCTTCCATTAATATTTACAGGATTTTTGGATTTCTCAGGGGGGATTCGCGATAACAAAAAGTCACTGCCAATGTCATCTCTGTTTCATTCCAAGTAAGTTTCAACTCACTCCGCTAAGTCggaaacaaaatgttttcataATACCTTGATTGCGCAAAGTATGTTATCGAGGCCGAAAAATGACAGCACTTCATTGTATGAGATCAGCGCCCGGCACCATAAAGCTTTctaagacagattttttttctcaagtatatgattttccaTTAGCTTGAGTAAAACATTTGTCTGAGAatgttttatggtgccgggcccagtTCTTGTCAAAGCAGGCGGCTCGACAAGAGTAACTAACATGCACATTTTTTagggtttttttgtgttttttttttgtacttgtttgataaataGTTTTCGTTTTGTCTTTCGTAATACATATAAAACTCGTGATAAGCACAACAAAGTTTGTTTACTCAATGTCAAAGGTTACCAATACGATCAGATGTTAGAAGTACatgtgtttgatatatataccgCAGTCACCCAAAACCACAGGCGTCTCATCTTTACATGACGTTAGCTATCAGTATGACATTATGCATAATCAaccaaccaaaaaaaaaacacaactcgGGAGAAGAAACAGTTATAAGATGGCAGACTAAACAAATATTTGCAAGAATTCCAAGCGAGCTTCCTGCTGTCCTGCATGTGGGTATGGAGAAAAAGTTATAGATAGACAATTTATAGGAAAATTGTTCAAGGCCAAAAAACACCACAACACTTTTATTTACAAGTTAACCTATCAATTTTCAGTTACATGTAAATAGCGACAGAGGAACATGTATGCCTAGGTTATATGATAAAGTTGAAAGTAAATTTATATAAAGCCTATCCTCTACTATACATAGGCTATAACTAGTATAGAACTAATAATGTATGTATAGTAGACATTGGGCAATAATTAATCATATATTCCTATAGAATCCGGACacttgtacagtggaactggAGAAGTTAAAGATTGATATCTCAAGAAGACATGGCGGTTATCATAAGTATGGGATTGACACAAAAGTACAAATAACAAAGGTCGTGATCATTCCAGTTACATTCAAAGTAGTGTAGACTAACCGTTGGGACTTGAAAAGAACTTTTGGGTTAAATTAGATCCTACCAAAATAAGATAACATCACGTGGCCACGACCATTTTAATTTCGATTCAGGCAAGTCCCTACCCAATCTCACAAACATCTGATATAACTGTAGAAAATCGGCGATTAGGTAATGTGGCGTCACAGAGtaattcatcctcgatactctaggggttccgatcacttacgatctctacatccctgtactatctcacagtaaaactggaggcaacagaacaggcaatttagtcatttgatgtacatcaaaagagccgtaaaacggtacactgtggactgtggttgactgtgtggctttgatgttaggcgtcactctctctgtagtcttcaaaggaaatctttgctggcctgtgataggttaaatgttttccgctgaactgccttcaatttcactatgagatagtccaggggtgtagaggtCGTTACtgatcgaaacccctggagtatcgaggatgagagTAATTAGCTGACATGGCAAAGTTTTTAGAggcagaaaaataacaataaaaacttTATAATTAGAAAAAAGAAACCGCTAATTTCACTCATGTACCGTGCATTCCATTTGCGGATTCTTACCAGTTGTACTAAAGTGATACGGCACCGCCAAATGGAACGTgtttggatttttccatgatggcaGCTACGCTTCGAATAAAAGCTATTTATTTTCggtattaacaataaaatggatataaaaaataatacctaaatagtttcttcatatattgaaataaacaatccGTGTGATTTTATCGGATATAAATACGTTCTGCCTTGTTTTCAATAAAGAATACATTCCGgtgataaatgaaaaaattcgggtccgccatcttggatacaAGTGGAACAGATTACCTTTACctataaattttgttattattgttcCTCAGCGCTGTGAGTACCTGTACATAATAGAACGTGTCTATAGACATCGTTATAACAGGTGTTGGAGCACATGGCCCTGTGGTTGGAGACAGAGATTTAGATATCACAACAGTCAGTTTAACACTACCATTTTACTAGACGGATATCATTGTGATCaacaaaaaaaactttaaagtaATTATTACCAAGCCTGTCCATTTATACATGCATTAATATCATGAATATAACAAGTGTTACAAATCGGATTTCAATTGTTTACAGTCGCCGTTAATGCCATGTAACCGATAGGAAACATGGCCACCAAATGTTCTCTATATCCGGTATCACATTTTAATATCGATACAGCCCCTTGAATACTTTTTTCAGTACTTCTCATTTCAACATTGAGTAGGAAGGAAGACCCATTTGGTAACTTTTCCACTCATTCTGCCACTAGTCACATCAACAGCATACTACATGACCGTGTTAGATAGGTGGCATTTATTAAAACATCAACTGGGAACATTCAACAAGCTACCTGGTGAATCTGAATCCTGCTACTGGCCCAAAGGATATCCCAAAATAGTTATCAATAACATAAACCATTCTTTGATCTCTACAGGCTTAAAAGAAAGtcgaggtcattcatttgaacaaacccAAGTCCTTCAATAAACATGTTACAAGTCTAATAAAAGGTAACTAGGTCATTTACCTAAAATTCTTGGAATATTTTAGTCTTTTTTgtctctgtgaccttgaatgttgatcaatgtacagtaatttatttttatcaacttGGTTGCAATTCATTGCATTCCATCCCATCTTCTTGTAGACCAGATCTCTAGTCTACTAAttgcaaaaaaattatttaaagatgataattatcatatttgatCCGTCACCTTGAATGAGAGTCAAAGTCATTCCTTTGGCATTAACCTGTCTTTTCATCATGCTTCGTTGTGTATAGGGGAAAGTTGAATATACAAAAATCAGCTGTCACAATTAACAAACGCTCTAACACTTTTGATAGCTATTTTACAACTtcttttataaatcaataaccATGACCACCTTTAGCTTTTCACGAGTCAACTGTTTCCAATAATCAGAAATTTTTACGGGTCAAATATCAGTCATCCAAACTTTTTGGTATCAGTAATACTACTGGTACATGCAAATAAGAACTAGTCAGACAAATATAATGTAGcaactttattttacatttcaacACACTCGCCTTACATAATAAAATCCTAATCACACACTCATCATATACTCTGACAATGAAACTGACTCAAAATATGAATCTATCTTAATCCATAATTAACATTCTAAAAATAACCTTACAGCAATTTTTATgatgatattttctttttataaaatgcagatattccatctttgcatattaaggAAACctggagttatttcccttgcaggtaggtattgattgtgacgtcatttgtttgaGAACATGACATCAGTTTCACtcacaaaaaaattatatcacaATTGATACTTTCCCACAAGGGAGATTACTCTGTAATGTAAATAGCCCCTTCATTTGTCTGAAAACTAATTTCGTTTATCGAAAAGAAATACAAATCTGATTTACTTCAAAAAATTTCAATGCTATAAAGGCCTTCAACTTGCATGATCTGAAGGGCAAGGTTCTTGTTAAGgtcaaaataattaaacatttgtaaaaaaaaaaatctccctCAGTCAACACAAGATGCACTAACGATTAATACACGCAGTTACCCGGTAGCAATCAGGTTTTTGTCATCACCttatgtatgataaaacaaaGAGGGAAAACGACTGAAACCTTGTACATTACAAGCTATCATCGTAGTTAAAAGCTCAAAAAGATGGAATGAATACAAAGTAAgttaaaatagtattttttagAAAGTTCAATCTGTCAAGTTTATgacaaaaatatcttttataaCATTATGCTGCAAAAAGACACAGAAAATTTGGGAATATGCTTTAAcatgttaaaaacatttttagagGATGGAATTTTTATGTCTATTTGATTGTCCCTTCTTGCTTTATAGTACTTCATCACAACACCAGTTTTAAAAGGACATGTTGTTTCTAGTCATCAATATGGTGTTTTCAAATCCAAACCTCCATGACCTCTATGCTGTTATTCTCAGCCAGTAATTAAGAAGTGTCAAAGTACTATGGGCATCCATGCCCTTTGTAAAAAGTCTGTCAAGTTGTGTTATATCCTTCCGTCATCCGGAGCAGCCACGACAACCACAGTTCACACACTCTACAATCTTACCctacaaaaatgaaaacaaaatttaccaGTTAGCCTATCTGTTTATAATCACTAAAACCAATAAATTCAAATCGGAATACTTATTATCTGGTCAGTTTGGTAAAGGTTGTACCTGATTATTAACAGATAGGAGGATCAATATAACCAACTCATATTGATAAGATCCTGGTAACTGATTATCATTTACTCTCCTAATCTTTATAGATGTTTCAGTTTCCATGATGATGCAGTTATATGTTGTTTGATTTTGTTAAGTAATTAATACATAGATTAAGCTACCAGTAAGTGCAGTGAAAACTAACCagaagagttgtctcccttaaaATAATCTAATGATACTACTAAATGTACAAGAATTTAACATAAACTAATCATGaatatgattttgttaagtATTTAATACATTGATTAAGCTACCAGTAAGTGCAGTGAATACTAACTAGAAGAGTTGTATCCGTTTAAATAATCTAATAATACTACTAAATGTGTAAGAATTTAACATCAACTAATCATGAATTCAATAGTATAAAATACTCACCGCCTCAAGTTTTCCCTTTGGAACTCTGCACACACAGTTACTGTTAAAATTGGTATTCCTGGTCTGAATGCATCGTAAACAACACAGATTCTCGTAGCCTTGCTTTTTCCATTTGGCAATGAGATTTTTATCAGCAATATTTTCCTTTAGACAGTACTCATACAATtctgaaaattatcaaaatatacattCAAATAACCATTTTACAATGTCACAGAAAATACTGTGCTCTAGTTTCAATAatgataaacatatttaaataaataaagcaaAAACATGTAGTGTTCTTCAGCTTTCAAAATTTAGTTCAgacttcaaataaaataaaataggcTAATTTGGAAATCAATcacttttcaatattttttttcatttgttcaaataaagttGAGAGTATGTATGTGATTAATATTTTactttggttatttttttttatacttgaTTGAGttgattttgatattgataaaaaataaaaatgattaaaaatgaaatttttacaAAGCGTTAAGATATAATGTAAGACCCTTTGATGATTACCTCTGCTTATGGCTTTTCTCCTATAAAACAAGTCATATATGTAGCGTGACTTTTGGTGGTGGAGGCGGTATATAGGCCACAGTCCTTCTACCTTCCTTTTTCCTTCATGTGGATCAGTTTCAGCTGTAATAGAAGATAATTTCTAAACTCACTGAAATGTTAAGAAGGTTTTCTCCACACAGTACACATTTTCCCATGGgtgtatatttatgtcattTAGTCATTTCATTACTGTACATGACTACATATTGCAAGGCACgattattattattcatttatttatttatttcaaggATGTATATGAGAAAAATAAGTCACTGGGTTTAGGGCAAGTACAAAAcgggagcttttgtgtttgtgcactttTGTGACTGTGActgcgcagcctttgatgtagcttgtgggtgAGAGGGTTACcatcttactttctgaagcgtgctgtcatttcatgagctgtcatatttttttaacaaaattttaagacatttcttctaactcttccgtccttaaagcaagtagaTCTACTAAACgttatgaaatttaattaactttacattggtcAAGGACGTacatgagaaggataagtcacactgggttttggggaagtccaaggcaagcgcttttgtgtttgtgcactgaccgtgacgttgggcgacgactgattttcctttgatatccgccggcgcagcctttgatgtagcttgcgggtgcgagggttaccgtcttactttctaaagcggggccgtcatttcatgagctgtcgatcttttttaacgaaaatttaagacatatcctctaaatattccgtctttaaagcaagtaatatacgtcgtgaaatttaataaactttacaatggtgtttcgtttgactcgataagacaagtatttattgagaaaaacggtttttattcccggttcataggcgtctcgcgtggtgtttagtaatgtaaagagacagtcacgaatccttctcacttataaatccttgcattggtgcatgttttgtttgacttgataagacaagtatATGTTTTTATTCTCAGTTCATAGGCGTCTCACGTGGTGTTTCCTAGTGTAAAAAGACAGTGACGAATCTTTCTCTCTTATATCATAATAACTATAAATCCTTgacttatttatttttatttttattagacgtctattatttttttttggggggggggctTTTATTACTAATTCTACTTTTGGTAGGTCTATTACTTATAAAACC from Argopecten irradians isolate NY chromosome 5, Ai_NY, whole genome shotgun sequence includes:
- the LOC138324541 gene encoding 5-hydroxytryptamine receptor 3A-like, whose amino-acid sequence is MLLGKGHKMVLTLFTILIAMSPDVSFTTAASHSQVKDLYHSLIANYTSNIRPVLDQSKPVDVTVEIMLHSIKLFDEVSGELSMAGIFTFTWTDELLQWNPMSANDIASMTFTTSQVWVPQVFLTNSVNEARIYKTSDNNEVVYNPNGHALLRAFKIFDVVCQAGILHYPNDIHTCGIDVAPITRVDNINVTSINGLVMKIFNHNLIWNVESTGLSHDTSGIHSKVTFYITLSRRPSFIFLTLILPIIALNYMNILVFLIPAESGEKISYAITVLLTFAVYLSVYSDKIPPLSLPIAVFSASMLIKLCTSCLMALCCIVISKINFYNEDHKVPLSLQRLTACFLRDRKVRCVTNLPPKDQSVDLVTEDSEHKTGSLMIDGNLKMQVNWKEVSNSMDKFCLVFFAVVSTVETVVSLSLIMFRQ
- the LOC138323370 gene encoding protein BUD31 homolog — its product is MPKVKRSRKPPPEGWELIEPTIDELDQKMREAETDPHEGKRKVEGLWPIYRLHHQKSRYIYDLFYRRKAISRELYEYCLKENIADKNLIAKWKKQGYENLCCLRCIQTRNTNFNSNCVCRVPKGKLEAGKIVECVNCGCRGCSG